From the Castor canadensis chromosome 9, mCasCan1.hap1v2, whole genome shotgun sequence genome, one window contains:
- the Tram1l1 gene encoding translocating chain-associated membrane protein 1-like 1: protein MGLRKKSTKNPPVLSHEFILQNHADIVSCVGMFFVLGLMFEGTAEVSIVFLTLQHGVVVPAGEALTAASKTLYHYGVKDLATVFFYMLVTIIIHATIQEYVLDKISRRMQFTKAKQNKFNESGQFSVFYVVSCIWGAFILISENCLSDPTLLWRAHSHNMMTFQMKFFYISQLAYWFHGFPELYFQKIKKQDIPSQLIYIGLHLFHIAGAYLLYLNHLGLLLLVLHYFVELLSHMCGLFYFSDEKYQKGVSLWAIVFISGRLVTLLVSVVTVGLHLAGSQTLNTDAMSGNVNVLAAKIAVLSSSCTIQAYITWTLITFRLQRWIEDSNLQASGVKKKRSTTKSRSSRKGTENGVETSNRVDCPPKRKEKFS from the coding sequence ATGGGGCTCCGTAAGAAGAGCACCAAGAACCCCCCGGTGCTGAGCCACGAATTCATCCTGCAGAACCATGCGGACATCGTCTCCTGCGTGGGGATGTTCTTCGTGCTGGGGCTGATGTTCGAGGGCACCGCCGAGGTGTCCATCGTCTTCCTGACGCTCCAGCATGGGGTGGTCGTCCCTGCGGGAGAGGCGCTGACCGCCGCATCCAAGACCCTTTATCATTATGGTGTCAAAGACTTGGCCACCGTGTTCTTCTACATGCTGGTGACAATCATTATCCACGCCACGATTCAGGAGTATGTGCTGGATAAGATCAGCAGGAGAATGCAGTtcaccaaagcaaaacagaacaaatttAATGAGTCCGGCCAGTTTAGTGTGTTCTATGTCGTCTCTTGTATTTGGGGCGCATTCATTCTCATCTCTGAAAACTGCCTGTCAGACCCCACTCTCTTATGGAGGGCGCATTCCCATAACATGATGACATTTCAGATGAAATTTTTCTACATATCCCAGTTGGCTTACTGGTTTCATGGGTTTCCAGAACTTTACTTTCAGAAAATCAAGAAGCAGGACATCCCTAGTCAACTTATCTACATTGGTCTTCACCTCTTCCACATTGCGGGAGCTTACCTTTTGTACCTCAATCATCTGGGACTTCTTCTCTTGGTGctgcattattttgttgaattgcTTTCCCATATGTGCGGCCTGTTTTATTTCAGTGATGAAAAGTACCAAAAAGGTGTTTCTCTGTGGGCCATTGTATTTATTTCCGGGAGACTTGTGACTTTACTTGTTTCCGTGGTCACTGTGGGGCTTCACCTGGCTGGATCTCAGACTCTTAATACTGATGCCATGTCTGGGAATGTGAATGTGTTGGCCGCTAAAATTGCTGTGCTGTCATCCAGTTGTACTATCCAGGCATACATAACGTGGACCTTAATTACCTTCCGATTGCAGAGGTGGATAGAGGATTCTAATTTGCAGGCCTCGGGGGTGAAGAAGAAAAGGTCCACGACTAAAAGCAGGTCTTCTAGGAAAGGCACAGAAAACGGAGTGGAGACTTCAAATAGAGTAGACTGCCCcccaaagaggaaagagaaattctCATAG